A genomic window from Gossypium hirsutum isolate 1008001.06 chromosome D10, Gossypium_hirsutum_v2.1, whole genome shotgun sequence includes:
- the LOC107941110 gene encoding uncharacterized protein isoform X1, with the protein MSKKKAFSGSTMTLKDFHGGSIPSDLPLPSAPGVTVRPTDRSGYDRATSWGNQVGRPDHRARPNSSPATRHFDDKSPFLTSSVHIGRYFDEDERKPLDGVSAPRRTIADESLGVPVSQMELKPESAYAGRVSGRYGSASVSSSMGGSGNLYSSRVSEAAAVGVSSQSSGGNRVQAVSGWYPNAWAARKEATASAAETVQSVWSEQSAVSKLAHASAMEKISSGRWQSKQSIQYQKDVDVSKHSETETGLHSQGYDVIAVAGREHSDVISARQVERGVNVEHGINCGRKVSPDYERNPRPNFLEVKENRSVVYGDGIPSARSDGKFGGPKLQPSPSEASERPKLKLLPRTKPLDNLEPPFVDAKQEQQQLSESVLTHGGIGNDSYGYVNIVKPGSAGSENGNQAVERPKLNLKPRSQPVEQLEGNIEKERNALFGGARPREMVLKERGIDDSIHEPDQHPDRVVKHNVPRSEKVAEQAAPHPSERVGNPPVDQRAGRKSERNHGVYNERVDTQRRNRPNENRRNDKEIERQQRQERQPSPETWRKPAEQPKPVSPEAAGVRYGKAASALELAQAFSKSFSDQKTDDRYAGQRSLPGRPQMPFSRLMGPTPRPQINGY; encoded by the exons ATGTCAAAGAAGAAAGCTTTCAGTGGCAGTACCATGACTTTAAAAGATTTTCATGGCGGTTCTATCCCTAGCGATCTTCCTTTACCTTCTGCCCCTGGCGT GACTGTTAGGCCTACCGATCGTTCAGGTTATGATAGAGCAACATCATGGGGAAACCAGGTAGGCCGACCCGATCATCGTGCCCGGCCCAATTCGTCACCTGCAACTAGGCATTTTGATGATAAATCTCCATTTCTTACTAGTTCAGTTCATATTGGTCGTTATTTTGATGAAGATGAAAGGAAGCCGTTGGATGGGGTTTCTGCCCCGCGTAGAACTATTGCCGATGAGAGTTTAGGGGTTCCTGTTAGTCAGATGGAGCTGAAGCCTGAGTCTGCTTATGCAGGGAGGGTTTCGGGTCGATATGGGTCTGCTTCGGTGTCTTCGTCAATGGGTGGTTCGGGGAATCTGTACTCTAGTCGAGTGTCCGAGGCTGCTGCTGTTGGTGTAAGTTCTCAGAGTTCTGGGGGGAACCGTGTGCAGGCTGTTTCTGGGTGGTATCCTAATGCATGGGCAGCTAGGAAGGAGGCGACAGCGAGTGCTGCTGAGACTGTACAATCTGTATGGTCTGAACAAAGTGCTGTCTCGAAGTTGGCTCATGCTAGTGCTATGGAAAAGATTTCCTCAGGTAGATGGCAGTCAAAGCAGTCTATTCAATATCAGAAAGATGTCGATGTTAGTAAACATTCAGAAACAGAAACCGGCTTGCACTCCCAGGGTTATGATGTGATTGCTGTGGCTGGGAGGGAACATTCTGATGTGATATCGGCAAGGCAAGTTGAAAGGGGTGTGAATGTTGAACATGGAATTAACTGTGGTAGAAAGGTGTCACCAGACTATGAGAGGAATCCTCGTCCTAACTTTTTGGAAGTTAAAGAAAACAGATCAGTAGTATATGGTGATGGAATTCCGTCAGCTCGATCAGATGGCAAATTTGGTGGTCCTAAGTTGCAGCCATCACCGTCAGAAGCATCTGAGCGGCCCAAGTTGAAGTTACTTCCTCGCACCAAGCCATTGGATAATTTAGAACCACCTTTTGTTGATGCTAAGCAG GAGCAGCAGCAGTTGAGTGAATCTGTTCTTACTCATGGTGGAATTGGTAATGATTCATATGGATATGTGAATATTGTGAAACCTGGTTCAGCTGGTAGTGAGAATGGGAACCAGGCGGTGGAGCGTCCTAAGCTGAATTTAAAGCCTCGATCACAGCCTGTTGAACAGTTGGAGGGTAACATTGAGAAAGAAAG AAATGCGTTGTTCGGCGGTGCTCGCCCACGAGAAATG GTTCTGAAGGAGAGAGGGATTGATGACAGCATCCATGAGCCGGACCAACATCCTGATAG GGTCGTCAAACATAATGTTCCGAGGAGTGAAAAAGTAGCAGAGCAAGCAGCTCCTCATCCCAGTGAAAGAGTTGGGAATCCTCCTGTTGATCAGAGAGCTGGAAGAAAATCTGAGAGAAACCATGGTGTTTACAATGAAAGAGTTGATACGCAGAGGAGGAACCGGCCTAATGAAAACCGGCGGAATGACAAGGAAATTGAGAGGCAGCAGCGGCAGGAGAGGCAGCCATCACCTGAGACCTGGCGTAAGCCTGCGGAACAGCCTAAACCAGTCTCTCCTGAAGCTGCTGGTGTGCGCTATGGAAAAGCAGCATCAGCTTTGGAGCTTGCTCAAGCCTTTTCCAAATCATTCTCAGATCAGAAAACAGATGATCGATATGCTGGGCAAAGGAGTCTTCCTGGCCGTCCTCAAATGCCCTTTTCTCGGCTGATGGGCCCAACTCCAAGGCCTCAGATAAATGGTTACTAA
- the LOC107941110 gene encoding uncharacterized protein isoform X2 produces the protein MSKKKAFSGSTMTLKDFHGGSIPSDLPLPSAPGVTVRPTDRSGYDRATSWGNQVGRPDHRARPNSSPATRHFDDKSPFLTSSVHIGRYFDEDERKPLDGVSAPRRTIADESLGVPVSQMELKPESAYAGRVSGRYGSASVSSSMGGSGNLYSSRVSEAAAVGVSSQSSGGNRVQAVSGWYPNAWAARKEATASAAETVQSVWSEQSAVSKLAHASAMEKISSGRWQSKQSIQYQKDVDVSKHSETETGLHSQGYDVIAVAGREHSDVISARQVERGVNVEHGINCGRKVSPDYERNPRPNFLEVKENRSVVYGDGIPSARSDGKFGGPKLQPSPSEASERPKLKLLPRTKPLDNLEPPFVDAKQQQLSESVLTHGGIGNDSYGYVNIVKPGSAGSENGNQAVERPKLNLKPRSQPVEQLEGNIEKERNALFGGARPREMVLKERGIDDSIHEPDQHPDRVVKHNVPRSEKVAEQAAPHPSERVGNPPVDQRAGRKSERNHGVYNERVDTQRRNRPNENRRNDKEIERQQRQERQPSPETWRKPAEQPKPVSPEAAGVRYGKAASALELAQAFSKSFSDQKTDDRYAGQRSLPGRPQMPFSRLMGPTPRPQINGY, from the exons ATGTCAAAGAAGAAAGCTTTCAGTGGCAGTACCATGACTTTAAAAGATTTTCATGGCGGTTCTATCCCTAGCGATCTTCCTTTACCTTCTGCCCCTGGCGT GACTGTTAGGCCTACCGATCGTTCAGGTTATGATAGAGCAACATCATGGGGAAACCAGGTAGGCCGACCCGATCATCGTGCCCGGCCCAATTCGTCACCTGCAACTAGGCATTTTGATGATAAATCTCCATTTCTTACTAGTTCAGTTCATATTGGTCGTTATTTTGATGAAGATGAAAGGAAGCCGTTGGATGGGGTTTCTGCCCCGCGTAGAACTATTGCCGATGAGAGTTTAGGGGTTCCTGTTAGTCAGATGGAGCTGAAGCCTGAGTCTGCTTATGCAGGGAGGGTTTCGGGTCGATATGGGTCTGCTTCGGTGTCTTCGTCAATGGGTGGTTCGGGGAATCTGTACTCTAGTCGAGTGTCCGAGGCTGCTGCTGTTGGTGTAAGTTCTCAGAGTTCTGGGGGGAACCGTGTGCAGGCTGTTTCTGGGTGGTATCCTAATGCATGGGCAGCTAGGAAGGAGGCGACAGCGAGTGCTGCTGAGACTGTACAATCTGTATGGTCTGAACAAAGTGCTGTCTCGAAGTTGGCTCATGCTAGTGCTATGGAAAAGATTTCCTCAGGTAGATGGCAGTCAAAGCAGTCTATTCAATATCAGAAAGATGTCGATGTTAGTAAACATTCAGAAACAGAAACCGGCTTGCACTCCCAGGGTTATGATGTGATTGCTGTGGCTGGGAGGGAACATTCTGATGTGATATCGGCAAGGCAAGTTGAAAGGGGTGTGAATGTTGAACATGGAATTAACTGTGGTAGAAAGGTGTCACCAGACTATGAGAGGAATCCTCGTCCTAACTTTTTGGAAGTTAAAGAAAACAGATCAGTAGTATATGGTGATGGAATTCCGTCAGCTCGATCAGATGGCAAATTTGGTGGTCCTAAGTTGCAGCCATCACCGTCAGAAGCATCTGAGCGGCCCAAGTTGAAGTTACTTCCTCGCACCAAGCCATTGGATAATTTAGAACCACCTTTTGTTGATGCTAAGCAG CAGCAGTTGAGTGAATCTGTTCTTACTCATGGTGGAATTGGTAATGATTCATATGGATATGTGAATATTGTGAAACCTGGTTCAGCTGGTAGTGAGAATGGGAACCAGGCGGTGGAGCGTCCTAAGCTGAATTTAAAGCCTCGATCACAGCCTGTTGAACAGTTGGAGGGTAACATTGAGAAAGAAAG AAATGCGTTGTTCGGCGGTGCTCGCCCACGAGAAATG GTTCTGAAGGAGAGAGGGATTGATGACAGCATCCATGAGCCGGACCAACATCCTGATAG GGTCGTCAAACATAATGTTCCGAGGAGTGAAAAAGTAGCAGAGCAAGCAGCTCCTCATCCCAGTGAAAGAGTTGGGAATCCTCCTGTTGATCAGAGAGCTGGAAGAAAATCTGAGAGAAACCATGGTGTTTACAATGAAAGAGTTGATACGCAGAGGAGGAACCGGCCTAATGAAAACCGGCGGAATGACAAGGAAATTGAGAGGCAGCAGCGGCAGGAGAGGCAGCCATCACCTGAGACCTGGCGTAAGCCTGCGGAACAGCCTAAACCAGTCTCTCCTGAAGCTGCTGGTGTGCGCTATGGAAAAGCAGCATCAGCTTTGGAGCTTGCTCAAGCCTTTTCCAAATCATTCTCAGATCAGAAAACAGATGATCGATATGCTGGGCAAAGGAGTCTTCCTGGCCGTCCTCAAATGCCCTTTTCTCGGCTGATGGGCCCAACTCCAAGGCCTCAGATAAATGGTTACTAA
- the LOC107941111 gene encoding BTB/POZ domain-containing protein At3g22104 has translation MVDKKTLASFPGSFKKLFGYLMDETKDLKVLFHDFEDGAEGFELVAARFCYNKKSLDCINFWTWSELLVALKECQDLLSASDSSLILEKILDCVVTRLASLVVASPCTSSSENTRISWWFEDLLVLKIDLIDKVIRMSISRNIDHAMISKFLLCYQRSRFLTATPTEKCKIMKVMINLLSLLDRSSFSCKLLFGILRVVSSLKISSHHKSILENLIGSQLDRATIDFLLVPSSRRKGYVYDVNLVLRLVKAFYIEGRCFVLASRLRKVASLVDSYLVEVAADCHLSPSKFAALVLVLPDDARESHDRLFQAIDIYLEVHGGLCEAKKMKICSALNYAKLSTDALKHLARNPKFPSRIAIQVFINQQSKLENLFEDKTHLVDTFSSSVFAEESIDEKVSSDQVLVYAKRINLPNKAEHLDVQLQAMQCTITELEKYCGIMQTQIGNIPRTRLSSLGNNARFLPKLCS, from the exons ATGGTAGACAAG AAAACTCTTGCATCTTTCCCTGGTAGTTTCAAAAAATTGTTTGGTTATTTGATGGATGAGACCAAGGACCTGAAAGTGTTATTTCATGATTTTGAGGATGGAGCTGAGGGTTTTGAGCTAGTAGCAGCAAGGTTTTGCTATAACAAGAAGTCTCTAGATTGTATCAACTTCTGGACCTGGTCCGAACTCCTTGTAGCTTTGAAAGAATGCCAAGATTTGCTTTCTGCTTCTGATTCTTCATTAATACTCGAGAAGATCCTCGACTGTGTTGTAACAAGGCTTGCCTCTCTTGTTGTTGCTAGCCCTTGCACATCTTCTTCAGAGAACACCAGAATATCTTGGTGGTTTGAGGATCTTCTggttttgaaaattgatttgattGACAAGGTAATAAGAATGTCGATAAGCCGGAACATCGATCATGCTATGATTAGTAAGTTCCTTTTATGTTATCAAAGATCAAGATTCCTTACTGCGACCCCAACTGAGAAGTGCAAAATCATGAAGGTCATGATCAATCTGCTCTCTTTGCTTGATAGGAGCTCCTTTTCTTGCAAGCTCTTATTTGGTATACTTCGAGTCGTTTCAAGCTTGAAAATTAGTTCACACCACAAATCCATTTTGGAAAATCTTATTGGTTCACAACTTGATAGAGCAACTATAGATTTTCTACTTGTCCCATCCTCACGCAGGAAAGGTTATGTGTATGATGTGAATCTTGTTCTAAGGCTGGTGAAAGCATTTTACATTGAAGGAAGGTGTTTCGTACTTGCATCCCGGTTGAGGAAAGTCGCTAGCTTGGTTGATTCATACCTTGTGGAAGTGGCAGCAGATTGCCACCTGAGCCCTTCAAAATTTGCAGCATTAGTCTTGGTGCTACCTGATGATGCAAGAGAATCCCATGATAGGCTTTTTCAAGCCATAGACATTTATCTTGAG GTTCATGGTGGACTATGCgaagcaaagaaaatgaaaatctGCAGTGCACTTAACTATGCAAAGCTCTCAACAGATGCATTGAAACACTTAGCTAGAAACCCGAAATTTCCTTCAAGAATAGCAATACAAGTTTTCATCAACCAACAATCCAAGCTTGAAAACTTATTTGAGGACAAAACACACCTTGTTGACACCTTTAGTAGTTCGGTTTTTGCCGAGGAAAGTATTGACGAGAAGGTGAGTTCCGATCAAGTCCTTGTGTATGCGAAAAGAATCAACCTTCCCAACAAAGCTGAGCACCTTGATGTACAGCTGCAAGCGATGCAGTGCACAATAACAGAACTGGAAAAGTACTGTGGGATAATGCAGACTCAAATAGGAAATATTCCAAGAACAAGATTATCAAGCCTTGGTAATAATGCTAGGTTCTTACCAAAACTATGTTCTTGA
- the LOC107941102 gene encoding (R)-limonene synthase 1, chloroplastic, giving the protein MASSFLSLTPFFYGKKPNIAPSIPPRCRGSVTFVASTKISHSWTNRRSGNHQPCLWNDDDLQLLNSNYKGDEYTRQVEELKGTVKKMMIGDQPLEQLEMIDNLQRLGVAYLGFCSHLSYHFDDKINNILLNVYKNSNDQMKKGNLYATASEFRLLRQHGYHSSSGDHVDPILTIQVKHAMELPLHWRMRRLEARWYIDVHERQADLNPIVLQLAKLDFNILQALHQEELKDLSRWWKNTGLGEILRFARNRLVESFLWTVGIDFEPRFGSCRKTLTKAIALITVIDDIYDVYGTLDELELFTDAVERWDIKAMKQLPDYMKICFLALYNTVNEMAYNILKEQGHDVVSNLKKTWVDLLRSYLLEARWYHSGYTPTFEEYMKNAWISITGPLVAIKASLFVTNQTNQKELEFLESYPDLLYWSSVIFRLQDDLGTSSFQDELKRGDVAKSIQCYMHENGVSEEVAHEHVKNLMREAWKKVNTHRVAVSLLSQTAIGIILNLVRTAHCIYQHGDGHGSHNHKTKDHAMSLLFDHFLL; this is encoded by the exons ATGGCTTCATCCTTTCTTTCATTAACTCCATTTTTCTATGGTAAAAAACCCAACATTGCACCATCAATCCCACCAAGATGTAGAGGGAGTGTCACATTTGTGGCCAGCACCAAAATATCTCATTCATGGACCAATAGGAGGTCAGGGAATCATCAACCTTGCCTTTGGAATGATGATGATCTGCAGTTGTTGAACAGCAATTATAAG GGAGATGAGTATACAAGACAAGTTGAAGAGCTGAAAGGAacagtgaagaagatgatgataggTGACCAACCATTGGAACAGCTTGAGATGATTGACAACTTGCAGAGGCTTGGAGTAGCATatctaggg ttttgctcacacTTATCATATCATTTTGACGATAAGATTAATAACATTTTACTGAATGTGTATAAGAACAGCAACGATCAAATGAAAAAGGGTAATTTATATGCGACTGCTTCGGAATTTAGGCTCCTGAGACAACATGGATATCATTCTTCCTCAG GTGATCATGTGGATCCTATTCTTACCATTCAAGTCAAGCATGCCATGGAGCTTCCATTACACTGGAGAATGCGGAGGCTTGAAGCAAGGTGGTACATCGATGTACATGAAAGACAAGCGGATTTGAACCCCATTGTATTACAGCTAGCAAAGTTGGACTTCAACATTTTACAAGCACTGCATCAAGAAGAACTCAAAGATCTGTCAAG GTGGTGGAAGAACACTGGTCTTGGGGAGATACTGAGGTTTGCTAGGAATAGATTGGTGGAATCCTTCTTATGGACAGTAGGGATAGATTTCGAGCCTCGGTTCGGAAGCTGCCGGAAAACTCTTACAAAGGCCATTGCTCTAATCACGGTGATAGATGATATTTATGACGTGTATGGTACACTGGATGAACTCGAGCTCTTTACCGATGCCGTTGAGAG GTGGGATATTAAGGCAATGAAACAACTTCCAGACTATATGAAGATATGCTTCCTTGCACTTTACAACACGGTTAACGAGATGGCTTACAACATTCTCAAGGAGCAAGGTCACGATGTTGTGTCAAATCTTAAAAAGACG TGGGTTGATTTACTGAGATCCTACTTGTTGGAGGCAAGATGGTACCACAGTGGATATACACCAACTTTTGAAGAGTACATGAAAAATGCTTGGATATCGATAACAGGCCCTTTAGTAGCAATTAAAGCAAGTCTGTTTGTGACGAATCAGACAAACCAGAAGGAATTAGAATTCCTTGAAAGCTACCCTGACTTGTTATATTGGTCATCTGTGATTTTTCGACTTCAAGATGATTTAGGAACTTCATCG TTTCAGGACGAGTTAAAGAGAGGTGATGTTGCGAAATCTATCCAATGTTACATGCATGAAAATGGAGTGTCTGAGGAAGTTGCCCATGAACACGTAAAGAATCTAATGAGAGAGGCATGGAAAAAGGTAAATACGCACCGAGTTGCAGTGTCACTGTTATCCCAGACTGCTATTGGGATCATACTGAACCTGGTGAGGACTGCACATTGTATTTATCAACATGGAGATGGACATGGCTCTCACAACCACAAGACTAAAGATCATGCAATGTCGTTACTTTTCGATCACTTCCTGTTGTAG